A window of the Oscillospiraceae bacterium NTUH-002-81 genome harbors these coding sequences:
- a CDS encoding phage tail spike protein — protein MLKLLNGADNPVLNIDDFYIDELWSGLDELVFDIPVEDPAYKAILEEAVIEYEQPYLVKAIDAGKTQAKIKCQLNLDALKADMRVPYANDSDTVAGTIEGVLPSGWTVVDHSYINNRRTIKLDAGTPLDVIQECASTYSVVIRYDVKHKQVHIWDPDAFVPLGAFASRDLNLKEVNYKGKSSSFATRLYGYGKDGMSVASINDGSPYVEDHTYSDKVISVYWKDERYTIVENLLADMKKKLKELAVPEISYSCDVLDLAKTNPELYGHQNFALMQVIRLVDDIKGITINHQIVQYRRYPFYPEKNVVTLSTVAPKIMSTVKQLEYNQDNPSSPFRRQMQAAIDNATTRISLAEKGYVVLPKDADGNVTELLIMDKPNKETATKVWRWNMGGLGYSGNGYNGPYGTAITMDGAIVANYITVGTMSCDRIRGGTLILGGASNGNGTFYLRDAGNQNIAIMDNTGLKMFKGSINLADKFIVSSEGKLQATDATITGSITANTGYIGGTGGFVIAAGKLYSGGKTALGYNSDGVYLGVEGIALGQVENGVSMFEVDKAGTAVMRKAYVIGNGLLFEPGGGISTDYSSYAQFQVLSNGQDVMVNAVDGNLMLGPYNTYEVHCGATLYDENGREVKGTTASDRRLKRSIRRLDREKAYDFILHLAPAEYRYRKNAVKKDFDRYHHGFIAQDLKDAMYADWAVVDEFVLPGKRKQKRYCLEYDELLADMVAAFQFLSERVDDLYGKTSNSCA, from the coding sequence GTGTTAAAGCTTTTAAACGGGGCAGACAACCCCGTTTTGAATATTGATGATTTTTACATAGACGAGCTCTGGTCCGGTCTGGATGAGCTTGTTTTTGATATTCCGGTGGAGGATCCGGCTTACAAGGCGATCCTGGAAGAAGCTGTCATTGAATATGAGCAGCCATATCTGGTAAAGGCCATTGATGCCGGAAAAACACAGGCGAAAATCAAGTGTCAGCTGAATCTTGATGCTTTAAAGGCAGACATGCGTGTGCCGTATGCCAATGACAGCGATACGGTGGCCGGGACAATAGAAGGGGTGCTGCCATCCGGGTGGACGGTGGTGGATCATTCTTATATCAATAACAGGCGCACGATCAAATTGGATGCAGGGACGCCGCTGGATGTGATTCAGGAGTGTGCAAGCACTTACAGTGTGGTGATCCGGTATGATGTCAAGCATAAGCAAGTGCACATCTGGGATCCGGATGCGTTTGTACCGCTGGGCGCTTTTGCGTCCCGGGATCTGAACCTGAAGGAAGTAAATTACAAAGGCAAGAGTTCCAGTTTTGCTACCCGCTTGTATGGATACGGAAAGGACGGCATGTCTGTGGCATCCATCAATGACGGAAGTCCCTATGTGGAAGATCATACTTATTCCGACAAGGTGATATCTGTCTATTGGAAAGATGAACGGTATACCATCGTTGAGAATCTGCTGGCTGATATGAAAAAGAAGCTGAAGGAGCTGGCGGTGCCGGAAATATCGTATTCCTGCGACGTGCTGGATCTGGCCAAAACAAATCCGGAACTGTATGGGCATCAGAATTTTGCACTCATGCAGGTGATCCGGCTGGTGGACGACATCAAGGGGATAACCATCAATCACCAGATTGTGCAATATCGCCGGTATCCATTTTATCCGGAGAAAAATGTGGTGACGCTGTCAACGGTAGCACCGAAGATTATGAGCACGGTCAAGCAGTTGGAGTATAACCAGGACAATCCGTCCAGCCCCTTCCGGAGACAGATGCAGGCTGCCATTGACAATGCAACGACGAGGATCAGTCTGGCAGAGAAGGGCTATGTTGTATTGCCGAAGGATGCAGACGGGAACGTGACGGAGCTTCTGATCATGGACAAGCCCAACAAGGAAACCGCGACAAAAGTCTGGCGCTGGAACATGGGTGGCCTAGGATACAGTGGCAACGGATACAATGGACCGTATGGCACGGCCATCACTATGGACGGTGCAATCGTGGCCAATTACATCACCGTGGGCACCATGTCCTGTGATCGGATCCGGGGCGGGACCCTGATCCTGGGCGGCGCTTCCAATGGGAATGGTACGTTTTACCTGCGGGATGCCGGCAACCAGAACATTGCCATCATGGACAATACCGGGTTGAAAATGTTTAAGGGCAGCATCAATCTGGCAGATAAGTTTATCGTATCCAGTGAAGGAAAGCTGCAGGCCACAGATGCCACAATTACGGGCAGCATAACGGCCAACACCGGGTACATCGGCGGCACCGGCGGATTTGTGATCGCTGCAGGGAAACTTTATTCCGGCGGGAAAACAGCGCTGGGATACAATTCAGACGGCGTTTACCTGGGCGTGGAGGGCATTGCCCTGGGACAGGTGGAAAACGGTGTGTCCATGTTCGAGGTGGACAAGGCTGGGACTGCAGTTATGCGTAAAGCCTACGTCATCGGCAACGGTCTTCTATTCGAACCGGGCGGCGGCATCTCTACGGACTACAGCAGCTATGCGCAGTTCCAGGTATTGTCAAATGGGCAGGATGTGATGGTCAATGCGGTGGATGGCAACCTGATGCTGGGACCTTATAACACCTATGAAGTGCATTGCGGTGCCACGCTGTATGACGAGAATGGCCGGGAGGTGAAAGGCACAACGGCATCAGATCGGCGGTTGAAGAGATCTATCCGCAGGCTGGACAGAGAGAAGGCATACGACTTTATTCTGCATCTGGCTCCGGCGGAATATCGCTACCGGAAAAATGCGGTAAAAAAAGATTTCGACCGCTACCACCACGGGTTTATCGCTCAGGATCTAAAGGATGCTATGTATGCGGACTGGGCGGTGGTGGATGAGTTTGTTCTACCGGGCAAGAGGAAACAAAAGAGATATTGCCTGGAATATGATGAGCTGCTTGCCGATATGGTGGCAGCATTCCAGTTTTTAAGTGAAAGGGTGGATGATTTATATGGAAAAACCAGTAACAGTTGCGCTTGA
- a CDS encoding GH25 family lysozyme has translation MMEKIIDVSDNQGVIDWQQVAKHIGFAILRSVRGSGKLDYQFKNNVAGCRKYGIGFDVYKYSYALTEAASIKEAQQVVAALQSVGCGPEVTVWWDMEDKSLRKLGKRQLTKNILAARKVIEAAGYTFDLYCNKDWYLNVLDVSQLDCRFWIARYPYNRVMYLNQDPEKRYAPTFVKNLMGWQFTSQGRVPGIKGNVDLSVLYM, from the coding sequence ATGATGGAAAAGATCATTGATGTATCAGACAATCAGGGCGTGATCGACTGGCAGCAGGTAGCAAAGCATATCGGCTTCGCCATCCTGCGGTCCGTCCGGGGATCTGGCAAGCTGGATTATCAGTTCAAAAATAATGTGGCGGGCTGTCGGAAGTACGGCATCGGATTTGACGTGTACAAGTATAGCTATGCCCTCACAGAAGCCGCCAGCATTAAAGAGGCACAGCAGGTGGTAGCTGCACTGCAGAGCGTTGGCTGCGGCCCGGAGGTGACCGTTTGGTGGGATATGGAGGACAAGTCCCTCCGGAAGCTTGGCAAGCGCCAGCTGACGAAGAACATTCTGGCCGCCAGAAAGGTCATCGAAGCAGCAGGGTATACCTTTGATCTGTATTGTAACAAAGACTGGTATCTCAACGTGCTGGATGTGTCGCAGCTGGACTGCAGGTTCTGGATTGCAAGGTATCCGTATAACCGCGTGATGTATCTCAACCAGGATCCGGAAAAGAGATATGCGCCGACCTTTGTTAAAAACCTCATGGGCTGGCAGTTCACCAGCCAGGGGCGGGTGCCTGGCATCAAGGGCAATGTGGATCTGTCTGTGTTGTATATGTGA
- a CDS encoding DUF6751 family protein: MNDNYCHTITLYNRIRAADSADRKEHWKRTVLHGCFWKSVIGTGYSDTQANVQNTYVVRIPRDERYLSYLQYAKMSDGAFTVSQGDIVIRGACTEEITGENGQTAAQLLNRYKPEAFKVTAFSDNTAFRFAKHYRLGG; the protein is encoded by the coding sequence ATGAATGATAATTATTGTCATACGATCACGCTTTATAATCGGATCCGGGCAGCAGACAGTGCAGACCGGAAGGAGCACTGGAAGAGAACCGTGCTCCATGGCTGCTTCTGGAAATCCGTGATCGGTACAGGATATTCCGACACACAGGCGAACGTGCAGAATACCTATGTGGTTCGTATCCCGCGAGATGAGCGGTATTTGTCTTACCTGCAGTACGCAAAGATGTCAGACGGCGCTTTTACTGTTTCCCAGGGGGATATCGTGATTCGTGGGGCGTGCACAGAAGAGATTACCGGAGAGAACGGTCAGACGGCAGCGCAGCTGCTGAACCGGTACAAGCCGGAAGCGTTTAAGGTGACGGCTTTTTCGGATAATACGGCGTTCCGTTTTGCGAAACATTACCGGCTGGGAGGGTGA
- a CDS encoding branched-chain amino acid ABC transporter permease: MYVDVNTIITAASLLAAIGAIFSVVFAVYRWYLRQNRQDTEIEKLKSEQCLLTYGILACLKGLKEQGCNGPVTEAIDKIEKHINKQAHDQEE, encoded by the coding sequence ATGTATGTGGATGTAAATACAATCATTACGGCCGCGAGCCTGCTGGCAGCAATCGGGGCCATTTTTTCTGTCGTTTTTGCAGTGTATCGTTGGTATCTGCGGCAGAATCGACAGGATACAGAAATTGAAAAATTAAAATCAGAACAGTGCCTGCTGACATATGGCATTCTGGCTTGTCTTAAAGGCTTAAAAGAACAGGGCTGCAACGGCCCTGTGACAGAAGCCATTGACAAGATCGAGAAGCATATCAATAAGCAGGCACACGATCAGGAGGAATGA
- a CDS encoding phage tail tape measure protein encodes MANDGNVKIGVKLDDKGFKEEVSGLGSFAKKGFGAIGSTTVAVAKLAAGAVTAATGVIATSLGASVKVGAAFEAEMSKVSAISGATGDELSQLTEKAKEMGAATKFSASESAQAMEYMAMAGWKTTDMLSGIEGIMNLAAASGEDLATTSDIVTDALTAFGLSAADSTHFADVLAQASSNANTNVSLMGETFKYVAPVAGALGYSAEDTAVAIGLMANAGIKGSQAGTVLRSMMSRLAKPTKEVQGAMDRLGVSLTDNQGNMKSLDQIMLDLRKGFSGLSEAESANVAASLAGQEAMSGLLAIVGASDDDFDKLKQAIYNCDGASAQMAETMQNNLQGQLTILKSSAEGLGIEIYESIQEPLTGFAQLGIDAINELTDAFKSGGVEGLVSAGGELIGNLITGAVEQLPNVLALATSLLSSIISGIASGMPQILAAGQQLVSDLITGVVEQLPQLVPVALQMLLTFAQGIIDNLPSVLDAGIQIILALVQGIANSLPTLIEQVPRLINSFTAAVYGALPKILAAGVQILITLGRGIISSIPTIIANAGEIVQAILNTISLLNLFSTGANIIKGLGSGLRSMFSSIGSAVRDLIQQIKNPFNIDWSSIGSNIIKGIVNGLKNGIGAVVNAAKSVAKAALNAAKSFLGIHSPSKVMRDVIGRNMVAGINVGIEDETPGLEKVSRQSASRAVEAMQDGAYRKAEAAGAEATEKYSPGEPDDNGEQPDGRSRRWRVEVPVYLDGREMARGMAEFTNEQLAWEGL; translated from the coding sequence TTGGCAAACGACGGAAACGTTAAAATTGGAGTAAAGCTTGATGATAAAGGCTTCAAGGAAGAGGTCTCCGGCCTGGGCAGTTTTGCCAAGAAAGGTTTTGGCGCGATTGGCAGCACGACGGTAGCAGTTGCGAAGCTTGCTGCAGGTGCTGTTACCGCAGCTACTGGGGTCATTGCCACCAGTCTTGGGGCGTCCGTAAAGGTGGGCGCAGCCTTTGAGGCGGAGATGTCCAAGGTCTCGGCCATTTCCGGTGCTACCGGGGATGAGCTTTCGCAGCTGACAGAAAAAGCCAAGGAGATGGGCGCTGCCACAAAATTCAGTGCTTCCGAATCGGCACAGGCCATGGAGTACATGGCGATGGCCGGGTGGAAGACCACAGACATGCTTTCCGGCATTGAGGGCATCATGAACTTGGCAGCTGCTTCCGGTGAAGATCTGGCAACCACTTCGGATATTGTGACAGATGCATTGACGGCGTTCGGGCTGTCGGCGGCAGATTCCACGCATTTCGCAGATGTGCTGGCGCAGGCATCCAGCAACGCAAATACCAACGTTTCGCTGATGGGTGAAACATTTAAGTATGTTGCGCCGGTTGCCGGGGCGCTGGGATATTCTGCAGAAGATACAGCGGTGGCCATTGGATTGATGGCCAATGCCGGAATCAAAGGAAGCCAGGCAGGAACTGTTCTTAGAAGTATGATGTCCCGACTGGCAAAGCCGACAAAGGAAGTTCAGGGGGCAATGGACCGACTGGGTGTGTCTCTCACAGACAACCAGGGCAACATGAAGTCTCTGGATCAGATCATGCTGGATCTCCGGAAAGGGTTTTCCGGGCTTTCCGAAGCGGAGAGCGCCAATGTGGCAGCATCGCTGGCCGGGCAGGAAGCCATGTCCGGATTGTTGGCTATTGTCGGAGCGTCAGATGATGATTTTGATAAATTAAAGCAGGCTATATATAACTGCGATGGGGCCTCAGCCCAGATGGCGGAGACCATGCAAAACAATCTGCAGGGTCAGCTTACAATTTTAAAATCCTCTGCAGAAGGGCTGGGTATAGAAATCTACGAATCCATCCAGGAACCTTTGACGGGATTTGCACAGCTTGGCATTGATGCTATCAATGAGCTGACAGACGCGTTTAAATCTGGCGGTGTGGAGGGACTTGTTTCCGCAGGCGGAGAATTAATTGGTAACCTGATCACCGGCGCAGTGGAGCAGCTGCCGAATGTATTGGCGCTGGCAACTTCGTTGCTGAGCTCTATTATTTCCGGTATTGCATCCGGCATGCCGCAGATCTTAGCTGCAGGTCAGCAGCTGGTATCCGATCTGATTACTGGTGTGGTGGAACAGTTGCCGCAGCTGGTACCGGTTGCATTGCAGATGCTGCTGACATTTGCGCAGGGAATTATAGACAATTTGCCATCCGTTCTGGATGCTGGTATACAGATTATTCTGGCGTTGGTACAGGGCATTGCAAATTCACTGCCCACGCTCATCGAGCAGGTACCGCGGCTGATCAATAGTTTCACCGCGGCTGTGTACGGGGCGCTGCCGAAAATCCTGGCTGCAGGCGTGCAGATTCTGATCACACTTGGCCGAGGTATCATCAGCAGCATCCCGACGATCATTGCCAACGCCGGAGAGATTGTACAGGCAATCCTGAATACAATTTCTCTGCTGAATTTGTTCAGTACAGGCGCGAACATTATCAAGGGTTTGGGTTCTGGTCTGAGATCCATGTTTTCCAGTATTGGCAGTGCAGTGCGAGATTTGATCCAGCAGATCAAAAATCCGTTTAATATTGACTGGTCAAGCATTGGCAGCAATATCATCAAGGGTATTGTAAATGGATTGAAGAACGGCATCGGCGCAGTGGTCAATGCGGCCAAGAGCGTGGCGAAAGCGGCGCTGAATGCCGCCAAGAGCTTTCTGGGCATTCATTCCCCATCCAAGGTTATGCGGGACGTGATTGGTCGGAATATGGTCGCTGGTATCAATGTCGGCATTGAGGATGAGACGCCGGGACTGGAAAAAGTGTCCAGACAGAGTGCATCCCGGGCAGTGGAAGCTATGCAGGACGGTGCGTACCGAAAAGCTGAGGCTGCCGGGGCAGAGGCAACGGAGAAATACAGTCCTGGCGAACCGGATGATAACGGGGAGCAGCCAGATGGCAGATCGAGACGGTGGCGCGTGGAAGTGCCGGTATATCTGGATGGCCGGGAGATGGCCAGGGGAATGGCAGAATTTACCAATGAGCAGTTAGCATGGGAGGGATTATAA
- a CDS encoding DUF6673 family protein translates to MVINGKELNFKISNLKDAGNMELALKEMEKTEKEVRKGKDLSTSSAIQAMIDMFRNFFKMATGVDVLEGCEDALDAKQAYSDFLKEISKQKQAILEPFSLDRIK, encoded by the coding sequence ATGGTTATCAATGGCAAAGAACTGAACTTTAAAATTTCCAATCTGAAGGATGCGGGAAACATGGAGTTGGCACTGAAGGAAATGGAGAAAACGGAGAAAGAAGTTCGGAAAGGTAAGGATCTTTCCACGTCGTCGGCCATACAGGCAATGATCGATATGTTCCGCAACTTTTTCAAAATGGCCACCGGAGTGGATGTTCTGGAGGGATGTGAAGATGCGCTGGATGCCAAGCAGGCGTATTCTGACTTCCTGAAAGAGATATCCAAACAGAAACAGGCCATCCTTGAACCGTTTAGCCTTGACAGAATCAAATGA
- a CDS encoding Gp15 family bacteriophage protein → MEECNILIDELPHSVVVNDCIYDVNWGYRANIIMEICIFSDRSDEQKLLDCLNIFYCRNIPADVDQAVEKMLWFHRCGRSPDKPEDKKQPSGAQRPKRTGRAYCFDKDAALIFAAFFSQYGINLNRTANKDLHWWEFMAMFDSLGEDLLISRVMYYRTADTEGMSKKQEAFIMRMRKLHSLSDASSDMDSKAKLAKRNADMLAYVRERMDACKKE, encoded by the coding sequence ATGGAAGAATGCAATATTTTGATTGACGAACTGCCGCATAGTGTTGTTGTGAATGACTGTATTTATGATGTAAATTGGGGGTATCGAGCCAATATAATAATGGAAATCTGTATATTCAGTGATCGGAGCGATGAACAAAAGCTTCTGGATTGTCTGAATATTTTTTATTGCAGGAATATCCCCGCGGACGTGGATCAGGCCGTTGAGAAAATGCTGTGGTTCCATCGGTGTGGCAGATCTCCTGACAAACCAGAGGATAAAAAGCAGCCATCCGGCGCCCAGAGGCCCAAGCGGACCGGCAGAGCGTATTGTTTTGACAAGGATGCGGCGTTGATCTTTGCTGCATTTTTCAGTCAGTACGGCATCAACCTGAACCGCACTGCAAATAAGGATCTGCACTGGTGGGAGTTTATGGCCATGTTTGATTCCTTAGGTGAAGATCTGCTGATTTCCCGGGTGATGTATTACCGGACAGCAGACACGGAAGGGATGAGCAAAAAGCAAGAGGCGTTTATCATGCGGATGCGGAAGCTGCATTCCCTGTCTGACGCTTCCAGTGATATGGATAGCAAGGCCAAGCTGGCAAAAAGAAATGCAGACATGCTGGCATATGTAAGAGAGAGGATGGACGCATGCAAAAAAGAGTAA
- a CDS encoding tyrosine-type recombinase/integrase, which produces MDIRSQVIDEVLQALGGIAQDVLRRVEDAITICLNRYELQERCTELTEAIVRRDYLSMYLATLRMEGKAESTLDQYGRHIRMLLAFSGKPEEEISLYDLRYYLACYKRVRKVANNTLDNVRRYIRAYFKWLAAEGHIQRDPAAALKMIHSQKKVKRDLSAVELERIRNACKTKRDIALVEFLYATGTRVSEVVALNILDVDFERLEVRVLGKGNKERIVYITERCAMYLREYLQSRSDAGESLFVSMRAAKRLQKAGIERVIRDLGRRAGVSNVHPHRYRRTMATHLINRGCNIQDVQQLLGHESISTTQIYYVYSRNTVKAAYQKYAA; this is translated from the coding sequence ATGGATATCAGATCACAGGTGATTGATGAAGTATTGCAGGCGCTGGGAGGCATTGCACAAGATGTATTGCGGCGGGTGGAAGATGCGATAACGATCTGCCTAAATAGGTATGAGCTGCAGGAGCGGTGCACAGAGCTGACGGAAGCAATCGTCAGGAGAGACTACCTGAGTATGTACTTGGCCACGCTGCGGATGGAGGGCAAGGCCGAGAGCACGCTTGATCAGTACGGACGTCATATTCGGATGCTGCTGGCGTTTTCAGGTAAACCAGAAGAGGAGATATCACTGTATGATTTACGGTATTATTTGGCATGTTATAAGCGCGTGCGCAAGGTTGCCAACAACACGTTGGACAATGTGCGGCGGTACATCAGGGCGTATTTTAAATGGTTGGCGGCGGAGGGCCACATACAGAGGGATCCAGCGGCGGCACTTAAGATGATCCACAGCCAGAAAAAGGTAAAGAGAGATCTCAGTGCCGTGGAGTTGGAACGGATCAGGAACGCCTGTAAAACAAAGCGGGACATTGCCTTGGTAGAGTTTTTATACGCAACCGGTACGAGAGTATCGGAAGTGGTGGCTTTGAATATTTTGGATGTGGATTTCGAGCGGCTAGAGGTGCGTGTGCTTGGCAAGGGAAACAAGGAGCGGATTGTGTATATAACGGAGCGCTGTGCCATGTATTTGCGGGAATATCTGCAGAGCAGATCTGATGCCGGAGAATCATTGTTTGTATCCATGAGAGCGGCCAAACGTTTGCAAAAGGCGGGGATTGAGAGAGTAATCCGCGACCTGGGCCGCAGGGCCGGGGTGAGTAATGTGCATCCGCATCGGTACCGCCGGACAATGGCCACGCACTTGATCAATCGTGGCTGCAATATACAGGACGTGCAGCAGCTGCTGGGCCACGAATCCATCAGTACCACGCAGATCTATTATGTGTACAGCCGTAATACTGTTAAAGCTGCGTATCAAAAGTATGCTGCATAA
- a CDS encoding phage major capsid protein — protein MAVNITNRADVEALIREQIVSTIFQDAPKQSVFMGMARKLPNMTSKQTRIRVLDFLPTAYWVDGDTGMKQTTRQAWDNVYLTAGELAVIVPIPESVFDDAEMDIMGEITPRVNEAIGQKVDAAIIFGDNRPREWQADIITLARQAGNNVAPASGKDYYDLTLGENGVFAKVENDGYAVTGAIAPMTFKSKLRGLRDANKQPIFMHSMQDSTRYTLDGVPIQFPENGSFMGNIAQLVVGNFSQAVYAIRQDITVKILDQGVIQDPVSKEIEYNLAQQDMIALRVVFRMGWALPNPATRLNEDRTGCAFAYLEPGTPVVTQAVTFTVTDGKSDSPTKYEDVRINVDGAILTTDANGQAVFNLRAGTYTAKITKKGFVPVTETIVVAASAVAKAVTLTAQE, from the coding sequence ATGGCAGTGAATATTACAAACAGAGCCGACGTGGAGGCTTTAATCCGCGAACAGATTGTATCTACTATTTTTCAGGACGCTCCCAAGCAGTCCGTGTTTATGGGCATGGCAAGAAAGCTGCCCAACATGACAAGCAAGCAGACCAGAATCCGGGTACTGGATTTCCTGCCTACCGCATACTGGGTGGATGGAGATACCGGCATGAAGCAGACCACCCGCCAGGCATGGGATAACGTATACCTGACTGCAGGTGAACTGGCTGTAATCGTGCCGATCCCGGAATCCGTGTTTGATGATGCGGAGATGGACATCATGGGAGAGATCACTCCGAGAGTGAATGAGGCCATCGGTCAGAAGGTGGACGCAGCCATTATCTTCGGTGACAATCGCCCGAGGGAGTGGCAGGCAGATATCATCACTCTGGCAAGACAGGCGGGCAATAACGTGGCTCCGGCCAGCGGAAAAGATTACTATGACCTGACACTGGGAGAAAATGGTGTGTTTGCCAAGGTCGAGAATGACGGCTATGCAGTTACTGGGGCAATCGCTCCGATGACCTTCAAGTCCAAGCTGCGTGGACTGCGGGATGCAAACAAACAGCCGATCTTCATGCACAGCATGCAGGATTCCACTCGGTACACACTGGACGGTGTGCCTATCCAGTTCCCGGAAAACGGTTCCTTCATGGGAAATATTGCGCAGCTGGTTGTGGGCAACTTCTCTCAGGCAGTCTACGCAATCCGCCAGGATATTACCGTCAAGATTCTTGACCAGGGTGTTATCCAGGATCCCGTCAGCAAGGAAATTGAGTACAACCTGGCACAGCAGGATATGATTGCGCTGCGTGTCGTGTTCCGCATGGGCTGGGCGCTGCCGAACCCGGCAACCCGCCTCAACGAGGATCGTACCGGATGCGCATTCGCATATCTGGAACCGGGTACACCGGTAGTAACCCAGGCGGTTACCTTTACTGTGACCGATGGAAAATCCGATAGCCCGACAAAATATGAGGATGTGCGCATCAACGTGGATGGAGCGATCCTGACAACGGATGCTAACGGCCAGGCAGTGTTTAACCTGCGGGCAGGTACTTATACCGCTAAGATCACTAAGAAGGGATTTGTGCCGGTGACAGAGACCATCGTGGTGGCTGCATCTGCCGTTGCCAAGGCAGTAACGCTGACCGCCCAGGAATAA
- a CDS encoding phage scaffolding protein encodes MILKTETLREKGLTQEQVDFVMAEVGKEVNAITAERDGYKAQLNTAQASLKAMEGIDAAGLQTKIGELTTQLSGKDAEIEQIKADYAFDASVKEAIRKASGRNEKAIMALLDVDTLKASKNQAQDIETALANLKKDNDYLFQAAGTVPRVVSVTSGINPDAQTKKEQANEALRSFFGKGE; translated from the coding sequence ATGATTTTAAAAACGGAAACATTAAGAGAAAAGGGATTGACCCAGGAACAGGTTGATTTTGTCATGGCCGAAGTGGGGAAAGAAGTCAATGCGATTACCGCGGAGCGCGATGGTTATAAAGCACAGCTGAATACCGCGCAGGCATCCCTGAAAGCGATGGAGGGCATTGACGCAGCTGGTCTTCAGACCAAGATTGGCGAGTTAACAACCCAGCTGAGCGGTAAAGATGCAGAGATCGAGCAGATCAAGGCAGACTACGCCTTTGACGCATCCGTCAAAGAGGCTATCCGGAAGGCTTCTGGACGGAATGAGAAAGCCATTATGGCACTGCTGGATGTAGATACCCTGAAAGCATCTAAAAATCAGGCCCAGGATATCGAAACGGCACTTGCGAACCTGAAGAAGGACAATGATTATTTGTTCCAGGCTGCCGGTACCGTGCCGAGAGTAGTGTCTGTTACCTCTGGAATCAACCCTGATGCGCAGACTAAAAAAGAGCAGGCCAATGAGGCATTAAGAAGCTTTTTCGGAAAAGGAGAGTAA
- a CDS encoding acyl carrier protein — translation MNIILKNEEIVTGRCYPEGQNRVVLTFDGDTPSAELLVEFKLANDAGNVFGAYSGYSTVYQALENGYILSNDGSVYEPPAEPDPEPIYEPTLDELKMAKKQEVSAACEQTIAKGVDVQLPGGVEHFSLTANDQINLIGSQAAVTAGEQQIAYHEDGQPCRYYTPDEIGLIVQQTMFWIGYHRTYCNSINMWIQAAADKDALLEIHYGADVPVAYQSEVLKDYLAKIAASAKEDDVSEAVS, via the coding sequence TTGAATATTATTTTAAAGAATGAAGAAATCGTAACCGGCAGATGCTATCCAGAGGGCCAGAACAGGGTGGTGCTCACTTTTGACGGAGATACCCCTTCTGCGGAGCTGCTGGTTGAGTTCAAGCTTGCCAATGATGCTGGTAATGTGTTCGGGGCCTACAGTGGTTATAGCACCGTATACCAGGCGCTTGAAAATGGATACATCTTATCCAATGACGGCAGCGTGTATGAGCCACCTGCAGAGCCAGATCCAGAACCGATCTATGAGCCTACACTTGATGAGCTTAAAATGGCCAAAAAGCAGGAAGTGAGTGCCGCCTGTGAGCAGACCATTGCCAAGGGTGTTGATGTGCAGCTTCCGGGAGGTGTAGAACATTTTTCTCTGACGGCCAACGACCAGATTAATCTGATCGGGAGCCAGGCGGCGGTCACCGCAGGAGAACAGCAGATTGCGTACCATGAGGATGGTCAGCCGTGCAGGTACTACACGCCGGATGAGATTGGCCTTATCGTGCAGCAAACCATGTTTTGGATCGGTTACCATCGGACGTACTGTAACAGCATCAACATGTGGATCCAGGCGGCAGCTGACAAGGATGCTCTGCTGGAAATCCATTACGGTGCTGATGTACCGGTTGCATACCAGTCCGAAGTGTTGAAGGATTATCTGGCCAAGATTGCGGCAAGCGCAAAGGAAGATGATGTGAGTGAGGCAGTATCTTAA